One Hevea brasiliensis isolate MT/VB/25A 57/8 chromosome 5, ASM3005281v1, whole genome shotgun sequence genomic region harbors:
- the LOC110633606 gene encoding protein ALUMINUM SENSITIVE 3: MDVEWLLEFLRGMIKPVAALAVVLMAVLLSFMQKLGLEGEMIYSIFRAFLQLSVIGFVLQFIFSQDRSVWIIVAYLFMVSVAGYTAGQRAKHVPRGKYVAGASILAGTAVTMFVLVILNVFPFTPRYIIPVAGMMVGNAMTVTGVTMKRLRDDIKVQMSLVETALALGATPRQATLQQVKRALVIALSPVLDNAKTVGLISLPGAMTGLIMGGASPLEAIQLQIVVMNMLIGASTVSSIMSTYLCWPAFFTPAYQLETKVFSSD, from the exons ATGGATGTTGAGTGGCTTCTCGAGTTTCTTAGGGGCATGATAAAGCCGGTGGCTGCCCTTGCAGTGGTGCTTATGGCGGTGCTTTTATCCTTTATGCAGAAGTTGGGTTTGGAGGGAGAGATGATTTATTCCATATTTAGGGCTTTTCTTCAGTTATCTGTTATTGGGTTTGTTTTGCAGTTCATTTTCAGTCAGGACCGTAGCGTTTGGATCATTGTCGCTTACCTTTTCATG GTCTCTGTTGCAGGTTATACAGCTGGTCAAAGAGCCAAGCATGTTCCTCGAGGAAAGTATGTGGCTGGAGCTTCTATCCTGGCAGGAACTGCTGTGACCATGTTCGTGCTTGTTATTCTGAATGTTTTCCCCTTTACTCCGAGATACATCATCCCTGTTGCAGGAATGATGGTTGGCAATGCAATGACAGTCACTGGGGTTACAATGAAACGACTTCGAGATGATATTAAAGTGCAAATGAGTCTG GTAGAGACAGCATTGGCACTTGGTGCAACTCCTCGCCAAGCCACACTTCAACAAGTGAAAAGGGCTCTGGTCATTGCTCTTTCTCCAGTGCTGGACAACGCCAAAACTGTGGGTCTGATTTCGCTTCCTGGAGCAATGACTGGCCTTATAATGGGAGGAGCTTCTCCATTGGAGGCCATTCAACTACAAATTGTGGTAATGAACATGCTCATCGGCGCATCAACTGTTAGCAGTATCATGTCTACGTACCTTTGTTGGCCTGCATTCTTCACACCTGCTTATCAGTTAGAAACTAAGGTCTTCAGCTCAGATTGA
- the LOC110633615 gene encoding pathogenesis-related protein PR-1 yields the protein MSPFRFLFTILISSLFILSVSSIFPLHRRLPDELHPVVQLGRAAMAHQFIVAHNNVRSAYGLKPLRWNRTLAKYARRWANQRIDDCELQHSPDSPYGENLFWSLKAHWGPAEVVKCWADENVYYNQKTNECINGEMCGHFTQLVWKTTEKVGCGRVECRNNKGFLYVCSYDPPGNYYFEGPFGGTFTKSIVYPPPGSA from the coding sequence ATGTCGCCATTTCGGTTCCTCTTCACCATACTCATTTCTTCCCTTTTCATCCTCTCCGTCTCCTCCATATTCCCACTTCATCGCCGCTTACCAGATGAATTGCATCCAGTCGTTCAACTAGGGAGAGCAGCAATGGCTCACCAATTCATCGTTGCCCACAACAACGTCAGGTCTGCCTACGGCTTGAAACCCTTAAGGTGGAACAGAACATTGGCCAAATACGCTCGCCGATGGGCCAACCAACGCATTGACGATTGTGAGCTGCAGCATTCTCCTGATAGTCCCTACGGCGAGAACTTGTTCTGGAGCTTGAAAGCCCACTGGGGTCCAGCAGAAGTCGTTAAGTGTTGGGCCGATGAAAACGTCTATTACAATCAGAAAACAAATGAGTGCATCAACGGGGAGATGTGCGGCCATTTTACGCAGCTTGTATGGAAGACCACCGAAAAGGTAGGGTGTGGGCGCGTTGAGTGCCGCAATAATAAAGGCTTCTTATATGTTTGCTCCTATGATCCTCCGGGGAATTACTATTTTGAGGGCCCATTCGGTGGCACTTTTACCAAATCCATCGTCTATCCTCCCCCCGGCAGTGCATAA